A genomic window from Pseudomonadota bacterium includes:
- a CDS encoding dihydroorotate dehydrogenase: MSGALAVSLGRLALENPVIAASGTFGYGVEYAELMDISRLGGISVKGISLAPRMGNPPPRVCETPAGMLNSIGLANIGYDAFVERMMPRLRALGATVIVNTYGTSPEEFAELARRFDAVPGVAALEVNISCPNVKAGGIHFGIRPESAAEVTRAVREATSLPVIVKLSPEAADLPAVAAAVAGAGADVLSMINTIRGMSIDVETRRPRLGAVMGGMSGPAIRPLAVRLIYEVHRAVPAIPIIGIG, encoded by the coding sequence ATGAGCGGCGCCCTCGCGGTCTCGCTCGGCCGGCTCGCGCTCGAGAACCCGGTGATCGCGGCCTCCGGGACGTTCGGCTACGGCGTCGAGTACGCCGAGCTCATGGACATCTCGCGACTCGGCGGCATCTCCGTCAAGGGGATCTCCCTGGCGCCCCGCATGGGGAACCCGCCGCCGCGCGTCTGCGAGACCCCGGCGGGCATGCTCAACTCGATAGGCCTCGCGAACATCGGCTACGACGCGTTCGTGGAGAGGATGATGCCGCGCCTGCGCGCGCTCGGCGCGACGGTCATCGTCAACACCTACGGAACGTCGCCGGAGGAGTTCGCGGAGCTGGCGCGGCGGTTCGACGCGGTGCCAGGGGTAGCGGCGCTCGAGGTGAACATCTCGTGCCCGAACGTCAAGGCCGGCGGCATCCACTTCGGAATTCGGCCGGAGTCCGCCGCCGAGGTGACGCGCGCGGTGCGCGAGGCGACCTCCCTGCCCGTGATCGTGAAGCTCTCCCCCGAGGCGGCCGACCTCCCGGCGGTCGCGGCCGCGGTCGCGGGCGCCGGCGCGGACGTCCTCTCGATGATCAACACGATCCGCGGCATGTCCATCGACGTCGAGACGCGGCGGCCGAGGCTCGGCGCCGTGATGGGCGGGATGTCCGGCCCGGCGATCCGCCCCCTCGCGGTCCGGCTGATCTACGAGGTGCACCGCGCGGTCCCCGCGATCCCGATCATCGGCATCGGCG
- a CDS encoding dihydroorotate dehydrogenase electron transfer subunit encodes MDYLKTEIVENVEVATGTALLRFRGERPVAGRPGQFVMVRGAWGAHPVLGRAFSLVEVGAVGAVLVRAVGDGTRRLCALAPGDRLSVLGPLGHGFLGPAPDRTPVLVAGGVGVAPIAFLAESLAAAGTSPIIFYGARTAGDLPLADRLAAAGELTLATEDGSRGERGFVTSALERLLASRRDAQIYACGPEPMLEAVARLAVACGAPCQVALESPMACGMGTCKGCAVLAARGDYKYVCSDGPVFESAEIFGEGGAR; translated from the coding sequence ATGGACTACCTGAAGACCGAGATCGTCGAAAACGTCGAGGTCGCGACCGGCACGGCGCTCCTGCGCTTCCGGGGCGAGCGGCCGGTGGCGGGCAGGCCCGGGCAGTTCGTGATGGTCCGGGGCGCCTGGGGGGCGCACCCGGTGCTCGGCCGCGCGTTCTCGCTCGTCGAGGTCGGCGCGGTGGGCGCCGTGCTCGTGCGGGCGGTGGGCGACGGCACGCGGCGTCTTTGCGCGCTGGCGCCCGGCGATCGGCTCTCGGTCCTCGGCCCGCTCGGGCACGGGTTCCTTGGGCCCGCCCCGGATCGCACGCCGGTGCTCGTCGCGGGCGGCGTCGGCGTGGCGCCGATCGCTTTCCTTGCCGAGTCGCTCGCCGCGGCCGGCACGAGCCCGATCATTTTCTACGGCGCGCGCACGGCGGGCGATCTGCCCCTCGCGGACAGGCTCGCGGCGGCCGGGGAGCTCACGCTGGCGACCGAGGACGGCTCGCGGGGCGAGCGCGGGTTCGTCACCTCGGCGCTCGAGCGGCTGCTCGCCTCCCGTCGGGACGCGCAGATCTACGCGTGCGGACCGGAGCCGATGCTCGAGGCGGTGGCGCGGCTCGCGGTCGCCTGCGGCGCGCCGTGCCAGGTGGCGCTCGAGTCGCCCATGGCGTGCGGCATGGGGACCTGCAAGGGGTGCGCGGTGCTCGCCGCGCGCGGCGACTACAAGTACGTCTGCAGCGACGGGCCGGTGTTCGAGTCGGCCGAGATCTTCGGCGAAGGGGGTGCGCGATGA
- a CDS encoding histidine phosphatase family protein, with the protein MQRSVEIWLVRHGETTANAANVLSGWSDVALTPHGEDQARALKPLLAGKAFDGIWSSDLRRAIATAELALGRAPRTDARLREMCFGEIEDRPWSEVDASLRDGLLGFVSFRAPGGEDLETFKARVKGFADALAPGRHLAFTHGGAIRALTMDLGEDRFLPNGGLCAVDWTRRTLLFVKETPTPDLVKRPAPT; encoded by the coding sequence ATGCAGCGCTCCGTCGAAATCTGGCTGGTGCGCCACGGCGAGACGACCGCCAACGCGGCGAACGTCCTGTCCGGCTGGAGCGACGTGGCGCTCACCCCCCACGGCGAGGACCAGGCCCGCGCGCTGAAACCGCTCCTCGCGGGCAAGGCCTTCGACGGGATCTGGTCCTCCGACCTGCGGCGCGCGATCGCCACGGCCGAGCTCGCGCTGGGCAGGGCGCCGCGGACCGACGCGCGGCTGCGCGAGATGTGCTTCGGCGAGATCGAGGACCGGCCGTGGTCGGAAGTGGACGCATCGCTCCGTGACGGGCTGCTCGGCTTCGTCTCGTTCCGCGCGCCGGGAGGCGAGGATCTCGAGACGTTCAAGGCGCGGGTGAAGGGCTTCGCCGACGCGCTCGCCCCCGGGCGCCACCTCGCGTTCACCCACGGCGGGGCGATCCGCGCGCTCACCATGGACCTCGGCGAGGACCGGTTCCTCCCGAACGGCGGGCTCTGCGCCGTCGACTGGACGAGGCGCACCCTCCTGTTCGTGAAGGAGACGCCGACGCCCGACCTTGTCAAGCGCCCCGCGCCAACCTAG